In Paenibacillus sp. FSL M7-0420, a single genomic region encodes these proteins:
- a CDS encoding DUF4129 domain-containing transglutaminase family protein, which translates to MKHWFQAIRSSWHHGLTLLWLSMIAMQWVSYTVPFWLQETTVSVALTLLAVTAIEIIFPFKRVYRILLEGAAVVLIVYNVIISYGIYIPDPLLPAFLDRLPGIAVSMIPYMWFVLGAWALLLMSAWWVNGKARILMFIAANITAFAALDSFTTAVMWQEVAWTVFAGMGWLVTRHLRNFQLHYPRGWTYMLRYPMKVALNIAIVFSLVILAGVNMPGVRPTLTDPYTAWQKWNGNSVSSRPSSGSGDAASGGSAANGTTSGYSLNDDNLGGGFNFDYSPVMQVTSDLRTYMRGEIRSVYSGKGWTDDDTSGRGTHNEVQVGEPLERAAASKTETRTLKQTVKLLGGNSYPVLFGGYSISGVDSVDGQEQSTGLSWRSEDSELLWNPGGKTRAYPQTYVVTSEVPVVPLQELSKQTFEQLYGNKNIDPQYLQLPDNYPERVSALAKEITDRAQTPYEKTILLQQYLQATFPYTNQPDTSRARSKDMVESFLFEIREGYCDYYSTALVTMARSLDIPARWVKGYAPGEQAEIPDSVMLQQGAAGYVNNNYTITNADAHSWAEIYFGDYGWVPVEATPGFDVPVLTQSEQDNPDQPEVEVEEPEELEPAAAGQTDKSSGFHPGTWAVAGAAAVLLLWTLFLIWQRRLSLRFLITRIRLGGQPTPAQKVAAETERWVRYMRRKGMLKKEHETLRESVARWSVERPQAAGSLAALLKMFERANYSPEVIEDKDWHSVYTEALRLRKIMKSGK; encoded by the coding sequence ATGAAGCACTGGTTCCAGGCAATACGTTCCTCATGGCATCACGGGCTGACGCTGCTATGGCTGAGCATGATCGCTATGCAGTGGGTGTCCTATACGGTGCCCTTCTGGCTGCAGGAGACCACCGTTTCTGTGGCGCTAACCCTGCTGGCTGTTACAGCTATTGAAATTATTTTTCCGTTCAAAAGAGTGTACCGCATACTGCTGGAAGGCGCGGCAGTGGTATTAATTGTATACAACGTGATTATCAGCTACGGGATTTACATTCCCGATCCTCTGCTGCCGGCATTTCTTGACCGGCTGCCCGGGATAGCGGTATCGATGATTCCGTACATGTGGTTTGTGCTGGGGGCTTGGGCGCTGCTGCTTATGTCCGCTTGGTGGGTGAACGGCAAGGCGCGGATTCTGATGTTCATCGCGGCGAATATCACAGCCTTCGCCGCGCTGGATTCATTCACGACAGCGGTAATGTGGCAGGAGGTAGCCTGGACGGTCTTTGCCGGGATGGGCTGGCTGGTCACCCGGCATCTGAGGAATTTCCAGCTGCATTATCCGCGCGGCTGGACCTATATGCTGAGGTATCCGATGAAGGTTGCCTTGAATATAGCGATAGTTTTCTCACTGGTTATCCTTGCCGGGGTGAATATGCCGGGCGTGCGTCCCACCTTGACCGACCCTTATACCGCCTGGCAAAAGTGGAATGGGAACTCCGTCTCTTCCAGACCCTCCTCCGGGAGCGGGGATGCTGCAAGCGGCGGGTCAGCGGCGAACGGGACGACCTCGGGCTACAGCTTGAATGATGACAATCTGGGCGGGGGCTTCAACTTCGATTATTCGCCGGTCATGCAAGTGACCTCCGATCTGCGCACCTATATGCGCGGCGAGATCCGCAGCGTGTATTCGGGCAAAGGCTGGACAGACGATGATACCTCCGGCCGGGGAACGCATAACGAGGTGCAGGTGGGCGAGCCGCTGGAACGTGCTGCCGCCTCCAAGACAGAGACGCGTACGCTCAAGCAGACCGTCAAGCTGCTCGGAGGGAACAGTTATCCGGTTCTGTTCGGCGGCTATTCGATCTCGGGGGTAGACTCGGTGGACGGGCAGGAACAGAGCACCGGCTTGTCCTGGCGGAGTGAAGACAGTGAGCTGCTGTGGAATCCCGGAGGCAAGACAAGGGCTTACCCGCAGACCTATGTGGTAACCTCGGAGGTGCCGGTGGTTCCCCTTCAGGAGTTAAGCAAGCAGACCTTCGAGCAGCTCTATGGGAACAAGAATATCGACCCGCAGTATCTTCAGCTCCCGGATAACTATCCCGAGCGGGTGAGCGCGCTGGCCAAGGAGATTACGGACAGAGCGCAGACGCCATACGAGAAGACGATCCTGCTGCAGCAATACCTGCAAGCAACCTTTCCCTACACGAATCAGCCGGATACCTCACGGGCCAGAAGCAAGGACATGGTCGAGAGCTTCCTGTTTGAGATCAGGGAAGGATACTGCGACTACTATTCCACGGCGCTTGTCACCATGGCGAGGTCACTGGATATACCGGCCCGCTGGGTGAAGGGATATGCTCCCGGGGAGCAGGCCGAGATTCCGGATAGCGTAATGCTTCAGCAGGGTGCTGCCGGTTATGTAAATAACAATTACACGATTACCAATGCAGACGCCCACTCCTGGGCCGAGATCTATTTCGGCGATTACGGATGGGTTCCTGTTGAGGCAACACCAGGATTCGATGTTCCGGTGCTGACGCAGAGTGAGCAGGATAATCCGGACCAGCCTGAAGTAGAGGTAGAGGAGCCTGAAGAGCTTGAACCGGCGGCAGCGGGCCAGACGGACAAGTCTTCCGGATTCCATCCCGGCACCTGGGCCGTGGCTGGAGCAGCGGCTGTACTCCTGCTCTGGACCCTATTCCTGATCTGGCAGCGCCGGCTGAGCCTGCGCTTCCTGATTACCCGTATCCGCCTCGGCGGCCAGCCCACTCCGGCGCAAAAAGTTGCCGCAGAAACGGAGCGCTGGGTAAGGTATATGCGCAGGAAGGGTATGCTGAAGAAAGAGCATGAAACCCTGCGTGAATCCGTGGCACGGTGGAGCGTGGAACGCCCGCAAGCTGCAGGCAGTCTTGCTGCACTGCTGAAGATGTTCGAGCGGGCGAATTACAGCCCTGAGGTTATTGAAGACAAAGACTGGCACAGCGTGTATACTGAAGCTTTGCGGCTGCGAAAAATCATGAAGTCCGGCAAGTAA
- a CDS encoding DUF58 domain-containing protein: MRALLTRAAAAVQLRKFTGVLAIWVITLFYVLFQGGKTSFMLFIMVSVLFLYLFIGGLEGVRRARGARSFYSEQDKPDLLYAGGFLKVKLEVTIPGFLPLPYVVVREILKRHNGESWVFEESLIPNMGGRGELLFQTPLLERGRYSFENTDILSEDIFGLMEHKGTFKAEGQFRVMPRAVVVPRWQLYERKARLSGPQVSLLQSRRETTQINGVRDYVYGDRLTRIHWNATAKTGEWKSKEFEHESVPRTILVLDGTSSGYYNSAQFELAVSVTASLLGFGIRERIGIGLCCLDKHNKVFSPAEGNAERQKMIQYLIDINAEGKGPLIDRLESVQRLFPKGSYFVLISPQSGRVVLDTLRWAENRGMTPSHIHVLHPSGKYRAGEWQNILHSHGVTGHSISTLQELPAVLGGDSVR; the protein is encoded by the coding sequence ATGAGGGCCTTACTTACGCGGGCTGCCGCTGCGGTTCAGCTGAGGAAGTTCACGGGCGTTCTGGCAATTTGGGTCATTACACTCTTCTACGTGCTGTTTCAGGGCGGCAAAACCTCGTTCATGCTGTTCATCATGGTCTCTGTTCTTTTTCTGTATCTGTTCATTGGCGGTCTTGAAGGGGTCCGGCGGGCCAGAGGCGCACGCAGCTTCTATTCCGAACAGGATAAGCCGGATCTGCTCTATGCCGGGGGCTTTCTCAAGGTGAAGCTGGAAGTGACCATTCCGGGATTTCTGCCTTTGCCCTACGTGGTTGTAAGAGAAATTCTGAAGCGCCATAACGGAGAGTCCTGGGTGTTCGAGGAGAGCCTGATTCCGAACATGGGCGGACGGGGCGAGCTGCTGTTCCAGACGCCGCTGCTGGAGCGGGGCCGTTATTCTTTTGAGAATACGGATATTCTCAGCGAGGATATCTTCGGTCTGATGGAGCATAAGGGGACCTTCAAGGCAGAAGGCCAATTCCGGGTGATGCCCCGGGCCGTCGTAGTGCCGCGCTGGCAGCTGTATGAGCGCAAGGCGCGCCTGTCGGGGCCGCAGGTATCACTGCTTCAGTCCAGGCGCGAGACCACGCAGATCAACGGTGTCCGTGATTATGTCTACGGGGACCGGCTGACGCGCATTCACTGGAATGCAACGGCGAAGACCGGCGAGTGGAAATCGAAGGAATTCGAGCATGAATCCGTTCCCAGAACCATTCTGGTGCTGGACGGAACCTCCAGCGGCTATTATAACTCTGCACAATTCGAGCTGGCAGTCTCGGTCACGGCTTCTCTCCTCGGCTTCGGCATCCGGGAGCGGATCGGCATCGGCCTGTGCTGTCTGGATAAGCATAATAAGGTGTTCAGTCCGGCGGAAGGCAATGCCGAGCGGCAAAAGATGATTCAGTATCTGATTGACATCAACGCAGAAGGCAAGGGGCCGCTGATTGACAGGCTGGAGAGTGTCCAGCGGCTGTTCCCCAAGGGGTCGTATTTCGTACTGATCAGTCCGCAGAGCGGCAGAGTGGTACTGGATACGCTGCGCTGGGCGGAGAACCGGGGGATGACCCCTTCCCATATTCATGTTCTGCATCCTTCCGGGAAATACCGGGCCGGAGAGTGGCAGAATATTCTGCACTCGCATGGCGTTACCGGACATAGCATCAGCACACTTCAGGAGCTTCCTGCGGTACTTGGAGGTGATTCTGTCCGATGA
- a CDS encoding CvfB family protein, whose translation MSLIAGTTVTLEVMREVSPYGYFLSAGDQDIMLHYTELVGSKPKIGDKVEVFLFFDTEDRPAATMKKPYLTLGEMALLEVADIHPRLGCFLEMGLGRQLLLPLSELPELVELRPQIGDKVFAIMEHDKQGRLRAKLAGEQELAPLALPAPESWQGQTVTARVYKPLQMGTFVLVDASVLGFGIIGMVHSSERVRLLRLGEVIEARVAHIREDGRVNLSMGHRKEVGRDVDSAALLDFLASRPGGGMPYSDATPPDIIKQRFGISKSAFKRALGKLMKEGLVVQKENWTYLASREEEQAGPDSDSDNQ comes from the coding sequence ATGAGTCTGATTGCAGGAACTACGGTTACGCTTGAAGTGATGCGGGAGGTATCCCCTTACGGATACTTCCTGAGCGCGGGCGACCAGGATATTATGCTTCATTACACCGAGCTTGTGGGCAGTAAGCCGAAGATCGGCGACAAGGTGGAGGTCTTCCTCTTCTTCGATACCGAGGACCGTCCTGCGGCGACGATGAAGAAGCCGTATCTGACGCTTGGCGAGATGGCGCTGCTGGAAGTGGCGGATATCCATCCGCGGCTGGGCTGCTTCCTGGAGATGGGGCTTGGACGGCAGCTGCTGCTGCCGCTCAGCGAGCTTCCCGAGCTGGTGGAGCTGCGTCCGCAGATTGGCGACAAGGTCTTCGCAATTATGGAGCATGACAAGCAGGGACGTCTCCGTGCCAAGCTGGCCGGAGAGCAGGAGCTTGCGCCGCTGGCCTTGCCTGCACCGGAATCGTGGCAGGGGCAGACGGTCACAGCCCGGGTATATAAGCCGCTGCAGATGGGCACCTTCGTGCTTGTAGATGCCAGTGTGCTCGGCTTCGGCATCATCGGAATGGTCCACTCCTCTGAACGCGTTCGCTTGCTGCGTCTGGGTGAAGTGATTGAAGCGCGCGTGGCCCATATCCGTGAGGATGGCCGCGTCAACCTCAGCATGGGCCACCGCAAGGAAGTGGGCCGTGATGTGGATTCGGCGGCTCTGCTAGATTTTCTGGCTTCCCGTCCGGGCGGCGGAATGCCATATTCGGATGCTACGCCTCCCGATATTATCAAGCAGCGCTTCGGCATCAGCAAATCAGCCTTCAAGCGCGCGCTTGGCAAGCTGATGAAGGAAGGGCTGGTTGTCCAGAAGGAGAACTGGACCTATCTGGCTTCCCGCGAAGAGGAGCAGGCCGGACCGGACAGCGATTCTGACAACCAATAG
- the yhbY gene encoding ribosome assembly RNA-binding protein YhbY — translation MLTGKQKRYLRSLAHHLDAVFQVGKGGVNDHLIRHIEEAIEKRELMKISVLNNNADDPKEIGAALAEQSGSELVQVIGKTIVLYKESRDNKTIELPR, via the coding sequence ATGTTAACAGGCAAACAAAAACGTTATCTGCGCTCTTTGGCTCATCATCTGGATGCTGTATTCCAGGTTGGCAAAGGCGGCGTAAACGATCATCTGATCCGTCACATTGAAGAAGCTATTGAGAAACGCGAGCTGATGAAGATCAGTGTACTGAATAACAACGCTGATGATCCCAAGGAAATTGGTGCCGCGCTTGCCGAGCAGTCCGGTTCGGAGCTTGTTCAGGTTATCGGCAAGACTATCGTTCTGTACAAGGAATCACGCGACAACAAAACGATTGAGCTTCCAAGATAG
- the aroE gene encoding shikimate dehydrogenase, producing MTETNRNTQSHGELLLGVMGDPIAQSKSPLMHGAALHALGLSGAYVPLHITPDKLGDAVQAIRTLGFRGVNVTIPHKVAVMEYLDRLDSSAVDVGAVNTIVNDNGILTGFNTDGIGYVRSLKTEAAPDLTGARILVIGAGGAARGIVSALLKEQPARILIVNRNEVRARQLADSFSSRGSLTGAGMDAVPGVLGSMDIVINTTSVGMYPHMEDMPIDPAGLHEGMIVSDLIYNPLHTRLLTESLKRGCTVHGGLGMFVYQGAYALEYWTGLTAPAAIMRQTIADCLGQVPGK from the coding sequence ATGACTGAGACAAACAGGAACACGCAGAGTCACGGGGAGCTGCTGCTGGGCGTGATGGGTGACCCGATTGCCCAGTCCAAATCCCCGCTGATGCACGGGGCGGCGCTCCATGCGCTCGGTCTCTCCGGGGCTTATGTGCCGCTGCACATTACGCCTGACAAGCTGGGCGATGCGGTGCAGGCGATACGGACGCTTGGCTTCCGGGGCGTGAATGTAACGATCCCCCATAAGGTTGCCGTGATGGAGTATCTGGACCGGCTGGATTCAAGTGCGGTGGATGTCGGCGCAGTCAATACCATCGTCAACGACAATGGTATACTGACCGGCTTCAATACGGATGGCATCGGTTATGTCCGCTCACTGAAGACAGAGGCTGCGCCGGATCTTACCGGCGCCCGCATCCTGGTGATTGGAGCCGGCGGTGCGGCCAGAGGGATTGTCTCGGCGCTGCTGAAGGAGCAGCCGGCAAGAATCCTGATTGTGAACCGAAATGAGGTACGGGCCCGTCAGCTGGCAGACAGCTTCAGCAGCCGGGGCAGCTTAACCGGAGCAGGGATGGATGCCGTTCCCGGCGTGCTGGGCAGCATGGATATTGTAATTAATACGACATCCGTAGGCATGTATCCGCATATGGAGGACATGCCGATCGATCCGGCCGGGCTGCACGAAGGGATGATCGTCAGCGATCTGATCTATAATCCGCTGCATACCCGGCTGCTTACAGAGAGCCTGAAGCGCGGCTGCACCGTTCACGGCGGGCTGGGCATGTTCGTCTACCAGGGAGCTTACGCCCTGGAGTATTGGACGGGGCTTACGGCTCCCGCAGCGATTATGCGGCAGACTATTGCGGATTGTCTCGGCCAGGTGCCGGGCAAATGA
- a CDS encoding nicotinate-nucleotide adenylyltransferase, with amino-acid sequence MRVGIMGGTFDPLHIGHMMAAETARESYGLQEVWFMPSHIPPHKHEAGATGEERLAMVEGAVKNHPSFGILDWEIVRGGVSYTLETVISLQEEYPQHEFFFIVGADMVQYLPKWQGIEELVQRLTFIGVGRPGTPLDLGLLPEFIAGKVLLADMPLVDLSSTMLRARAAEGKSIRYMVPDAVYEYVQRSGLYGVQP; translated from the coding sequence TTGAGAGTAGGCATAATGGGAGGGACCTTCGATCCTCTGCATATCGGCCATATGATGGCCGCTGAGACGGCGCGCGAGAGCTACGGTCTGCAGGAGGTCTGGTTCATGCCTTCGCATATTCCGCCTCATAAGCATGAGGCCGGGGCAACCGGTGAAGAGCGGCTGGCAATGGTGGAGGGAGCGGTGAAGAATCACCCTTCCTTTGGCATTCTTGACTGGGAAATCGTGCGGGGCGGAGTATCCTATACGCTGGAGACGGTGATTAGTCTGCAGGAGGAATATCCGCAGCATGAGTTCTTTTTCATCGTGGGTGCGGATATGGTTCAGTATCTGCCCAAGTGGCAGGGGATCGAAGAGCTGGTGCAGCGGCTGACCTTCATCGGTGTCGGACGTCCGGGCACTCCGCTGGATCTGGGACTGCTGCCGGAGTTCATTGCCGGTAAAGTGCTGCTGGCGGATATGCCGCTGGTCGATCTCTCCTCCACCATGCTCAGAGCCCGGGCCGCCGAAGGAAAGTCGATCCGCTATATGGTTCCGGATGCTGTATATGAATATGTTCAAAGGAGTGGATTGTATGGAGTACAGCCGTGA
- the rsfS gene encoding ribosome silencing factor: MSVQSNKLFELALHAVQDKKAMNVVALDLRSVSPISDYFIICHGNSDTQVQAIATEVRKVVHEAGGVIKGIEGMDAARWVLMDLGDVIVHVFHRDEREYYNIERLWSDAKVVETV; the protein is encoded by the coding sequence ATGAGTGTACAATCAAACAAGCTGTTTGAGCTGGCGTTACACGCCGTTCAGGATAAAAAAGCAATGAACGTGGTGGCTCTCGATCTGCGTAGTGTGTCGCCGATCAGCGATTATTTCATCATCTGCCACGGTAATTCCGATACCCAGGTTCAGGCGATCGCCACTGAGGTGCGCAAGGTAGTCCATGAAGCAGGCGGGGTAATCAAAGGCATCGAGGGGATGGATGCGGCACGCTGGGTACTGATGGACCTTGGCGATGTGATTGTCCATGTCTTCCACCGCGATGAGCGTGAATATTACAATATTGAGCGTCTGTGGTCGGATGCCAAGGTCGTGGAGACGGTATGA
- the yqeH gene encoding ribosome biogenesis GTPase YqeH, with product MNDGTARPEKCSGCGIKLQSVDKELPGYIPEVAFEREPVICQRCFRIKNYNEASSVSVNQDEFLKLLSGVGEKNALVIHIVDLFDFEGSLISGLQRFVGNNQVILAVNKIDLLPKVTNWNRLRNWMQQRCKEEGLRTAEIVLVSAKRNQGFDRLLEAVTELRGQRDVYVVGATNVGKSTLINRLISDYSDLEEELTTSRYPGTTLDMVKIPLDDGHSIIDTPGIVYPWRYSELVERKDLGAVMPENPLKPAVYQLNEGQSLFFGGLGRFDFIQGERQSFTCFISGTLKIHRTKLERADSLYQDHRGELLSPPGTADMDKLPQWQRHEFRIARNSETDLFISGLGWIKVNGTAGAVVAVHVPRGVKVLTRPSLI from the coding sequence ATGAACGATGGAACAGCGCGGCCTGAGAAATGCAGCGGCTGCGGCATTAAGCTACAGAGCGTAGACAAGGAGCTCCCCGGCTATATTCCGGAGGTTGCCTTCGAACGGGAGCCGGTAATTTGCCAGCGCTGCTTCCGGATCAAGAATTACAATGAAGCCTCTTCCGTATCGGTGAACCAGGATGAATTCCTGAAGCTGTTAAGCGGAGTAGGCGAGAAGAATGCACTGGTAATCCATATTGTGGATCTGTTCGATTTCGAGGGCAGTCTGATTTCCGGGCTGCAGCGGTTTGTCGGCAATAATCAGGTCATTCTGGCAGTGAACAAGATTGATCTGCTGCCGAAGGTGACCAACTGGAACCGATTGCGCAACTGGATGCAGCAGCGCTGCAAGGAAGAGGGACTGCGCACGGCGGAGATTGTCCTGGTCAGCGCGAAGCGTAATCAGGGCTTCGACCGTCTGCTGGAGGCCGTTACCGAGCTGCGCGGCCAGCGTGATGTATACGTTGTCGGGGCTACCAATGTAGGCAAGTCCACCTTGATTAACCGGCTGATCTCCGATTACAGTGACCTGGAAGAGGAGCTGACCACCTCCCGTTATCCGGGCACTACCCTCGATATGGTCAAAATCCCGCTGGATGACGGCCATTCCATCATTGATACGCCGGGAATCGTGTACCCGTGGCGGTACAGCGAGCTGGTCGAGCGCAAGGATCTGGGCGCAGTGATGCCCGAGAACCCGCTCAAGCCTGCGGTCTATCAGCTGAATGAAGGCCAGTCGCTGTTCTTCGGCGGACTGGGACGCTTCGACTTCATTCAGGGGGAACGCCAGTCCTTCACCTGCTTCATCAGCGGCACACTGAAGATTCACCGCACGAAGCTGGAGCGTGCAGATTCCCTGTATCAAGACCACCGGGGCGAGCTGCTGTCTCCGCCGGGGACTGCCGACATGGATAAGCTGCCGCAGTGGCAGCGCCATGAATTCCGTATCGCCAGGAATAGTGAGACCGACCTGTTCATCTCCGGTCTGGGCTGGATCAAGGTGAACGGTACAGCCGGAGCGGTAGTAGCTGTCCATGTGCCGCGCGGCGTCAAGGTGCTTACCCGTCCTTCGCTGATCTAA
- a CDS encoding YqeG family HAD IIIA-type phosphatase: protein MFERLVPKLRVNTVFDIALEELYRQGYRGIITDLDNTLVGAKAPLATPELLLWFAKVKELGFKLVIVSNNNMDRVSRFATPLNIEFVHQAKKPSNSPFLRAMKLMELGPEQTIVVGDQMLTDVYGGNRLGLFTVLVLPISVKDEGIGTRINRRVEQIALTRLRKQGLWQEEDKS from the coding sequence TTGTTTGAAAGATTAGTCCCCAAGCTCCGGGTCAACACGGTGTTTGATATCGCTCTGGAGGAGCTGTACCGCCAAGGCTACCGGGGAATTATTACGGATCTGGATAATACGCTGGTCGGCGCCAAGGCGCCGCTGGCTACTCCTGAGCTGCTGCTCTGGTTCGCCAAGGTGAAGGAGCTGGGCTTCAAGCTTGTGATCGTATCCAACAACAATATGGACCGGGTGTCGCGTTTTGCCACCCCGCTGAATATTGAATTTGTACATCAGGCCAAGAAGCCCAGCAATTCCCCGTTCCTGCGGGCCATGAAGCTGATGGAGCTGGGACCGGAGCAGACGATTGTAGTCGGCGACCAGATGCTGACCGATGTATACGGCGGCAACCGGCTGGGTCTGTTCACGGTACTCGTGCTGCCGATCTCCGTCAAGGATGAAGGCATAGGAACAAGAATTAACCGCAGAGTGGAGCAGATAGCCTTGACCCGTCTGCGTAAGCAAGGATTGTGGCAAGAGGAGGATAAATCTTAA
- a CDS encoding class I SAM-dependent DNA methyltransferase: MSSYGKFAYVYDALMADMPYPDWLAFAETAWGKYGKPRTVAELGCGTGSLTIPLAGAGYHMTGIDLSSDMLSVAQRKLEQQPQGRRFLREGSVQWVQQNMKEWELPEPVDSVISFCDCLNYVLEEQDIRKVFSCTYDGLKPGGTFLFDVHHPNTLIRYEEEQPFVLDELDVSYIWTCELDVPRREIEHHLSIFAREEGRSDTYRRFEETHTQRAYDPEWMKQELLAAGFSEVSVYADFEWVAADDSAQRLFYVAVK; encoded by the coding sequence GTGTCTTCCTATGGCAAATTTGCTTATGTATACGATGCGCTTATGGCGGATATGCCGTATCCGGATTGGCTGGCCTTTGCCGAGACGGCATGGGGCAAATACGGCAAGCCGCGCACGGTAGCCGAGCTCGGCTGTGGTACCGGCAGCCTGACGATTCCGCTGGCGGGGGCAGGGTATCACATGACGGGGATTGATCTTTCTTCGGACATGCTGTCCGTTGCTCAGCGGAAGCTGGAGCAGCAGCCGCAGGGACGGCGCTTTTTGCGCGAGGGCAGTGTGCAGTGGGTTCAGCAGAACATGAAGGAATGGGAGCTGCCGGAGCCGGTGGATTCCGTGATTTCCTTCTGCGACTGCCTGAATTATGTGCTGGAGGAGCAGGACATCCGCAAGGTATTCTCCTGCACGTATGACGGGCTTAAACCGGGCGGGACCTTCCTGTTCGATGTGCATCATCCGAACACGCTGATCCGCTATGAGGAAGAGCAGCCCTTCGTACTGGATGAGCTGGATGTATCCTACATCTGGACCTGTGAGCTGGATGTGCCGCGCCGGGAGATTGAGCATCACCTGTCCATCTTCGCCCGCGAGGAGGGCCGCTCAGACACGTACCGGCGCTTCGAAGAGACTCATACCCAGCGTGCCTATGACCCGGAGTGGATGAAGCAGGAGCTGCTTGCCGCCGGATTCAGCGAGGTGTCGGTGTATGCGGACTTCGAGTGGGTGGCGGCAGATGATTCGGCGCAGCGGCTGTTCTATGTGGCTGTGAAATGA
- the yqeK gene encoding bis(5'-nucleosyl)-tetraphosphatase (symmetrical) YqeK codes for MEYSREALIEAVSGQMPDKRWKHTLGVMESAVKLAQRYGADPQRAETAAILHDVAKYWPVERMREIIEQNGLSAELLKYDKQLWHAEVGAYTAEHDYGITDSEVLDAIRYHTSGRENMSLLERIVCLADYIEPGRDFPGVEEIRRLSKVSLEEGLIAGLDSTIRVLLEKRRVVFPLTVLARNDLVRTLEDKL; via the coding sequence ATGGAGTACAGCCGTGAAGCGCTGATTGAGGCGGTATCCGGCCAGATGCCGGACAAACGCTGGAAGCATACACTCGGTGTGATGGAGTCTGCTGTGAAGCTGGCGCAGCGGTATGGCGCTGACCCGCAGCGGGCCGAGACCGCTGCCATCCTGCATGATGTGGCCAAATATTGGCCGGTGGAACGGATGCGGGAGATCATTGAACAGAATGGATTATCCGCTGAGCTTTTGAAATATGACAAGCAGCTATGGCATGCTGAGGTTGGTGCTTATACCGCCGAGCATGATTATGGCATTACGGATTCGGAGGTACTGGATGCGATCCGTTACCATACCTCGGGCCGGGAGAACATGAGTCTGCTGGAGCGGATCGTCTGTCTGGCTGATTATATTGAGCCTGGACGGGACTTCCCCGGTGTGGAGGAGATCCGCAGGCTATCGAAGGTCAGCCTGGAGGAAGGGCTGATTGCCGGACTGGATTCCACTATACGAGTGCTGCTGGAGAAGCGCCGGGTCGTATTTCCGCTTACGGTGCTGGCGCGCAACGATTTAGTTAGAACATTGGAGGATAAACTATGA
- a CDS encoding AAA family ATPase, translating into MPVRQESTQIMNAVRTNLESCILGKSFEIELLLTALLAGGHVLIEDVPGTGKTQLIRALSRSMSGEYRRIQCNPDILPSDITGVSVYHPRDEMFHFRPGPVMTNILLADEINRATTKTQSALLEVMEERNVTVDGETYPLPHPFMLCATQNPIDFEGTYTLPEAQLDRFMLRISLGYPDADTEKNLLLTHQQGQPVDRLAPVTSMETIAAIQEEIRDVFISEPVLNYLLDVVRQTRVHPLVMLGASPRASLSFMMACKAYAFLQERDYVLPDDVKTLTPYTLGHRILLRPESRLDNVSMDSLLQKLLQSINVPVTMRQ; encoded by the coding sequence GCTGACCGCACTGTTAGCGGGCGGACATGTCCTGATTGAGGATGTTCCGGGAACTGGCAAAACCCAGCTGATCCGCGCGCTCTCCCGGTCGATGTCCGGCGAATACCGGCGCATCCAGTGTAACCCGGATATTCTTCCGAGTGATATTACCGGCGTATCCGTCTATCATCCGCGTGATGAGATGTTCCACTTCCGTCCGGGTCCGGTGATGACCAATATCCTGCTGGCCGATGAGATCAACCGGGCGACCACCAAGACCCAGTCCGCACTGCTTGAGGTAATGGAAGAACGCAATGTTACGGTCGATGGAGAGACCTATCCCCTTCCGCATCCGTTCATGCTCTGTGCGACCCAGAATCCGATAGATTTCGAGGGAACCTATACCCTTCCCGAAGCTCAGCTGGACCGCTTCATGCTGCGCATCAGCCTGGGCTACCCCGATGCCGATACCGAGAAGAACCTGCTGCTAACCCATCAGCAGGGCCAGCCGGTGGACAGGCTGGCTCCCGTAACCAGCATGGAGACGATTGCGGCCATTCAGGAGGAGATCCGTGATGTGTTCATCAGCGAGCCGGTGCTGAACTACCTGCTGGATGTGGTCCGCCAGACGAGGGTACATCCGCTGGTGATGCTGGGCGCAAGCCCCCGGGCATCCTTATCGTTCATGATGGCCTGCAAGGCCTACGCTTTTCTCCAGGAACGGGATTATGTGCTGCCTGACGATGTGAAGACCCTGACCCCTTATACACTGGGACACCGGATCCTGCTGCGGCCGGAATCACGCCTGGACAACGTCAGCATGGACTCCCTGCTGCAGAAGCTGCTTCAGAGCATTAATGTGCCTGTAACCATGAGGCAATAA